The nucleotide sequence gcaatgactgatttactatttctcttcctagacatctaaaggagtgggttctgcagcaggttgataggaagaggtctttcttttgttttgcagtacttgttggtagaatgttttattttctctccgactgcagccttttttttctctctcacatggtagtgctatgttttctctgcactactccagcttctcacacaatgggggggattccctggaagcaggcttctcctctgttaatagttcacctgggtcacagggcgcagtgtccatgtgggtatgcagagagctttggaagttccaaagctcttcctgcaccagattcagagcccatatgtttcagcagttctgtgtactcctgcagggatccgcccagataggtgtggccaggggcagggtgagttgtgagaggtggcccagagcaatggcagcgaccagcaccacagccggtcctgcttccacagctctctgccctttgccggaactagttgggctgcaaatctgtgtctgcggtccacagttctcagaacagcaaatattctgttcttttgatctgacactgctactgttccgcttctagcaccaggcaggtgggggcagggcaagctctgggagggtaaggagggggcggctagtctcagtgcctaaggcttctgttctctgctcagcagtgaggacttaaaccaccgtgttcagccttcttccctcagtcttttctccaaggtctctgccgtgagcgttgggttcagccatgttatatgttgccccctcagccctgtgggccataagcagagccctagcagtccgaattcttccctctcccgcagctgcagtagttctgggatgcagcgagctcagagcactgagctaggtctgtgtcctgtgcccatgGGGCTccgtctcagcacttctcccttccctcctcccccgctcacgcaattcgcccacctttaggtgaattcagtagtgggcctcttcgtcttgcctgtctactgtgcagggggtcctttgtggagttattgttgttcgattagttgtaaattctaggggagctttacagaggctcacctcacgccgcaaTTTTGATGACCAagattcctatattttcttttaaaacaccaAACTTTGAGCTGTTCAGCCTATACAGTTATATAATGagtattatttcttaattaagaaaTGATAAACATAGGGTTGGTAGCcctgctgattttaaaaaattacatattttaaactatgtAAGGTGTCAAACAAGCACTAAACTTATCGGGGTCATCaattcataagttatataaatgtctaatcactattgtacacctgaaactaatataatattttatggcaaccttaattgaaaaataaaaatacatataaagaatatagtaatactagatttaaaaaactacttattttaaaatattttcctcattataaaTGTCAATCTTgcacaatgaaatattaaataagttaactgaattattattcattttgtatttccaaataaataaatgggaatataCCAATATTCTTTAGTGATTATGTAACAACAGTTGGAAAATACTTGTATGACAAACTACAATCTCCTTGCTCAATTATAAGTATCAGAATTTCCTGAATCTTCAGTATTGCAttccaataaagaaaagaatttgcttttcctttttcacacTATAACACCAAAAAATTAGatagatatttttctaagttatttaCTTCCAATATCTAATTGCCTGgatataaaaatcttttaattctgttaaaatttttttctcattaatgcatttctaattgtttttctcttttaggaaGTCAAATTTAATTTCACTGAAAAGAATTATTCTTTGATTCCAGCAGATATCAATAAAGATGTTACTATACTCGATCTCAGTTATAACCAAATTACTCTGAATATTAGAGACACAAGTGTTCTACAGAGGTATTTTTTACTAACTGAGCTCTATTTGATTGAGAATAACGTCACTATCTTACATAAAAATAGTTTTGGTAACCTCTTcaatctaaaaattttaaatgtctgtagAAACTACATCCGCGTAATTCAACAGGGTGCCTTTATTGGCTTAAATAAACTAAAAGAGTTGTATCTTtgccaaaacaaaatattacaactGAATCCTGATATATTTGTGCCTGTAAAAAACCTGAAACTTCTGAATTTGCAAGGCAATTTGATAAGCTATTTTGATGTACCTCCACTGTTGCATCTGGAATTAATCATTTTATATGGAAACCCGTGGAACTGCTCTTGTGGTCTCTTGAATTTGCAGAACTGGTTGAACACATCAAATGTGATACTAGGTAAGCAAACATAATTTAAGttaatcaaaaccaaaatgtgaTGGATTTTTGGTTGTTTTACCCTAGAAAAATcgttcatttcattttttaaagaaaaggaaactaattttatttaaaggaaatagaaacactgaaaagTAATTGTTACATAGATGCTTTCCCTCTTGCCTCTCCAGagagcaaatgaagaaaaaaagaaatttaagtgtTCCATATATGTCTGATGATATTGCCACTTCATGTATTAGGTTTGCATTTTCAATACCCGACTAATTTCTTAAGTACTTCCTTTTCTTAGCTTATCCTGCCAGAGAGTAGATGAGAACCAGTGCCCACTTTCTTAACTGCATATCATGCTCTGCCTGAGATCCAGATTTTCACCACAATCTAACACAGACAAACTAAACAATAAACACTTAAACTATATTCTGCACTTAAActatattcataaaataacttAGTAAATAGGAATGTGCATCTTTCCCTCTTGTTGCCAGGCAATACAAGAGTTTCTTATAATATCTAACAAtcagaaaaatatgtcaaaaattcTAGATAAACGTAATTATGAAATGTTAACcataataatttattaaccataataatttcattttccatgaaaatcttaatttattctttctgatttccTAGAAAATGAGAACATCACCATGTGCAGCTTCCCAGATATCCTGAAGTGCTACAGTATCAAAACAGTACCTTATAATGCTGAGTGCTACTCAAAATTTCCTTCACCTATAACTGAAgatctttatattaattttcagtcCATTAGCAATTCAACATTTAATAGCTCTTTGAACAACTTAACACGAAACTCAGGTAATATACTGGTTTTGAATATTAATATTGCTAAAGGTAACATACTAACTAAACTAAGGTAGTTCtcattatttttctgcattttaagtTTCTAGAAACAATGTAAAAGAACAATTCTTCATCTCAACAAAAGATTGACAAAATCCTGGGCTTCCAAACCAGGCTCTGCTAGTTACTAGCCAATAGTTTGCCACTAGGGAAACTATTTAACTTTTCTTGGCTTTAGTTTTAACTAGTCAAGTCACAATTCTTAACAGGTATAAATCAATAATGCTcctaggtgaatgaataaacaatagtTGCAAAGATAggagttattttgaaaaaaggtATTCTTTCACCACACtatgaaatatctttatttattgtagttttagtaagttttgctttaagaaaattataatgtaCATTGATTCCTAATACGGATATTGGGGAGTAACATTAGGacatgtaattattaatattttttttgccaatttaacaaaatatctcctctctttctctattCTCGGTATTGCATTTAAGAACATGAACCTCTTGGAAAAAGCTGGGCTTTTCTCGTTGGTGTTGTAGTCACTGTACTGATTACTTCACTCATCATTTTTTTTGCTATCAAATGCCCAATATGGTATAATTTTCTGCTTAGTTACAATCATCATCACCTGGAAGAGCACGAAGCAGACGCTTATGAAGATGATTTTACTGGATATGCAAGTTCTCTTTCACAGATATCAGATATAAACTCTGAAGA is from Rhinolophus sinicus isolate RSC01 linkage group LG04, ASM3656204v1, whole genome shotgun sequence and encodes:
- the LRRC19 gene encoding leucine-rich repeat-containing protein 19; this encodes MKTTCILILFWPLYMPLLTDESQTSKTEVKFNFTEKNYSLIPADINKDVTILDLSYNQITLNIRDTSVLQRYFLLTELYLIENNVTILHKNSFGNLFNLKILNVCRNYIRVIQQGAFIGLNKLKELYLCQNKILQLNPDIFVPVKNLKLLNLQGNLISYFDVPPLLHLELIILYGNPWNCSCGLLNLQNWLNTSNVILENENITMCSFPDILKCYSIKTVPYNAECYSKFPSPITEDLYINFQSISNSTFNSSLNNLTRNSEHEPLGKSWAFLVGVVVTVLITSLIIFFAIKCPIWYNFLLSYNHHHLEEHEADAYEDDFTGYASSLSQISDINSEETTVIFEQLHSFVEDDDGFIEDKYIDSHELHEEN